In the genome of Oncorhynchus clarkii lewisi isolate Uvic-CL-2024 chromosome 4, UVic_Ocla_1.0, whole genome shotgun sequence, one region contains:
- the LOC139407927 gene encoding dolichyl-diphosphooligosaccharide--protein glycosyltransferase subunit 4, translating into MVTDVQLAIFANMLGVSLFLLVVLYHYVAVNNPKKLE; encoded by the coding sequence atGGTGACTGACGTGCAGCTGGCCATCTTTGCCAACATGTTGGGTGTGTCTCTGTTCCTGCTGGTGGTTCTATATCACTACGTAGCCGTCAACAACCCCAAGAAACTGGAGTAG